The Nonlabens spongiae genome contains a region encoding:
- a CDS encoding DUF2795 domain-containing protein — MYWTLELASYLSDAPWPAEKDELIDYAIRTGAPLEVVENLQAIEDEGDLYESIQEIWPDYPTDDDYLWNEDEY, encoded by the coding sequence ATGTATTGGACCCTGGAGTTAGCATCGTACTTAAGCGACGCACCGTGGCCAGCAGAAAAAGATGAGCTGATTGATTATGCCATTCGTACTGGAGCTCCTCTTGAGGTTGTAGAAAATCTACAAGCCATCGAGGACGAGGGTGATTTGTATGAATCAATTCAAGAAATCTGGCCAGATTATCCTACTGATGATGATTACCTCTGGAACGAGGACGAGTACTAA
- a CDS encoding cob(I)yrinic acid a,c-diamide adenosyltransferase — MKIYTKTGDKGTTALYGGTRVPKHNLRIDSYGTVDELNSWMGLLRDQPVDAHVKSTIISIQDRLFTIGAILATPPEKEMLKNGKQRLNIPRIKEEDITYLEQEMDKMEADLPQMTHFILPGGHQSVSFCHITRTVCRRAERLASELNEHTSIDEMVLKYLNRLSDYLFMLGRKMSHNLGAEEIKWIPSKEN; from the coding sequence ATGAAGATATACACAAAAACTGGAGATAAGGGAACCACCGCTCTATATGGTGGCACTCGCGTACCAAAGCATAACTTACGCATAGACAGCTACGGAACCGTAGATGAACTCAATAGCTGGATGGGCTTATTGAGAGATCAACCTGTGGATGCACACGTAAAGTCAACTATTATCTCTATCCAAGATCGACTTTTTACCATAGGAGCTATTCTCGCTACTCCTCCAGAAAAGGAAATGCTCAAAAACGGGAAACAGAGACTTAATATTCCGCGCATCAAAGAAGAGGACATTACCTATCTCGAGCAAGAAATGGATAAAATGGAAGCTGACTTGCCTCAAATGACCCACTTCATACTTCCAGGAGGTCATCAATCTGTGTCATTTTGTCACATTACCCGGACGGTTTGCAGGCGTGCAGAACGACTCGCATCAGAATTAAATGAACATACCTCCATAGATGAGATGGTTTTAAAATATCTAAATAGATTGTCTGATTACCTCTTTATGCTCGGGCGTAAAATGTCACATAATCTAGGTGCAGAGGAGATCAAATGGATACCAAGTAAGGAGAATTAG
- a CDS encoding YceI family protein, with protein sequence MESLKSNFSKSIDPTSSISKWTGRKIGGSHEGTIHLRNGELQFDNDQLVGGKFEIDMNTIAVTDLTGDMQAKLEGHLKSDDFFSVEQHPIAHLKITDVQSQGQHYQVSADLTVKGIKHPVSFPLEVSENGATTTLTIDRSKYNVKYGSKSFFKSLGDNLIHDNFDVEVDLKF encoded by the coding sequence ATGGAATCTTTAAAAAGTAACTTCTCAAAATCAATTGACCCTACTTCCAGCATCAGTAAATGGACAGGAAGAAAGATAGGTGGATCTCATGAAGGAACTATTCACCTAAGAAATGGCGAGCTTCAATTTGATAATGATCAATTAGTGGGAGGTAAATTTGAAATTGACATGAATACCATAGCGGTAACTGACCTTACTGGTGATATGCAGGCAAAGCTTGAGGGGCATTTAAAAAGTGATGATTTCTTTAGCGTTGAGCAACATCCCATCGCTCATTTAAAAATAACTGATGTTCAATCTCAAGGCCAGCACTATCAAGTATCAGCAGATCTTACGGTTAAGGGAATTAAGCATCCCGTAAGCTTTCCTTTAGAAGTGAGTGAGAATGGTGCAACCACAACGCTTACCATTGATCGCAGCAAATACAATGTAAAATATGGCTCAAAAAGCTTTTTTAAAAGCCTGGGCGATAATCTGATTCACGATAATTTTGATGTGGAAGTAGATTTGAAGTTTTAA
- a CDS encoding MarR family winged helix-turn-helix transcriptional regulator — MYPQLLLLFLMDRASLNRKLITTVVKKGTEFTEAVSMTLKQEKLTIQQFNVLRILRGRKGEAASLQDVSKDMIHNNSNTTRVIDKLVTKDLVKRIQCPTDRRQIELTITQDGLDLLSKIDKKVEASEADILKETSDEDLNLLIELLNKI; from the coding sequence TTGTACCCACAATTATTGTTATTGTTTTTAATGGATCGAGCATCACTTAATAGAAAATTAATCACAACCGTAGTAAAGAAAGGTACTGAGTTTACAGAAGCCGTTTCAATGACCTTGAAACAAGAAAAATTAACTATACAGCAGTTTAATGTACTCCGTATTTTACGAGGCAGAAAAGGAGAAGCAGCAAGCCTTCAGGATGTAAGTAAGGACATGATCCACAACAATTCTAATACTACCAGGGTTATTGACAAGTTGGTAACTAAGGATTTGGTAAAGAGAATTCAATGTCCTACTGATAGACGACAGATCGAGCTTACGATCACCCAAGATGGATTAGATCTACTTTCAAAAATCGATAAAAAAGTGGAAGCGTCTGAGGCTGATATCCTCAAAGAAACATCAGATGAGGATCTGAATTTGCTAATTGAACTTTTAAATAAAATCTAA
- a CDS encoding porin family protein yields MKKLIFIFVILCTSLTYAQNNNAFGLRAGLGYGSTGDLSTDLENIEDPDGNVGYQFGFFAKFDLGPVYLRPELLYSRLFSDYSEGRFDLEQINAPVLIGVNVVGPLNLFAGPSLNYTLDTEFEENVRAGNRFDFEDIEDRFTVGVQFGASVYFNNLEVGLRYDRALNENEARFVGNNGLGERRIDSRTEQFILALSLQL; encoded by the coding sequence ATGAAAAAATTGATTTTTATTTTTGTGATATTATGCACTTCTCTGACTTACGCTCAAAATAATAATGCTTTTGGATTAAGAGCAGGTTTGGGCTATGGTTCTACAGGAGATCTATCTACTGATCTTGAAAATATTGAAGATCCAGATGGTAACGTGGGTTATCAATTTGGGTTCTTTGCAAAATTTGATTTAGGTCCCGTATACCTTAGACCAGAATTGCTTTATTCTCGACTTTTCTCAGATTATAGTGAAGGTAGATTTGATCTGGAACAGATCAACGCGCCCGTGTTAATAGGAGTAAATGTGGTAGGCCCATTGAACCTTTTTGCGGGTCCATCGTTAAATTATACCCTAGATACAGAATTTGAAGAAAATGTAAGGGCTGGGAATAGATTTGATTTTGAGGATATTGAAGATCGATTTACCGTGGGGGTGCAATTTGGTGCTAGTGTTTATTTCAATAACCTAGAAGTAGGTTTACGTTATGATAGAGCCTTGAATGAGAATGAAGCTAGATTTGTTGGGAACAATGGACTCGGTGAGAGGCGTATCGATTCTAGAACAGAACAATTTATTCTAGCACTCAGTTTACAACTTTAA
- a CDS encoding ABC transporter substrate-binding protein, translated as MNKKGNLAILLLLLCTLFLGLESCQSDSEAIDPATVFRYNEHANVTTLDPAFAKDQRNIWVCNQLYNGLVRLDKDLNVVPDLAGSWDISEDGTLYTFRLKRNIHFHNTELLFVEPRDDGILDGNYGRSNMRTVNAEDFKYSLSRLTDPEVASPGAWTMAAVEEMTAIDEHTLQIKLKQPNPAFLGILTMKYCSVIPKEVVEDKEHAFRSNPIGTGPFYLKRWEENVKMVLRKNPHYHEEDSEGNHLPYLEAVAITFKPDKQSEFLEFVQGNLDFINALDPSYKDELLMSNGTLKPKYKSQVNLVKQPFLNTEYLGLNLKNEGPLQDIRIRRAINLGFDRHKMIRYLKNNIGRPATSGFIPLGLPAGGNASGFIYDQKEAQSLVDAYKAENNVDQVTVKISTGANYLDICEFIQQELQKIGLIVEVEVLPPSTLRQMRKTGKLESFRSSWIADYPDAENYLALFYSENHTPSGSNYTFFENKTFDSLYLNSQRVADPEQRKQLYRKMDSILIDQAPVVPLYYDESIRFVSKNVIGLEGNAVNALDLKSVRKGNFMQ; from the coding sequence ATGAATAAAAAGGGAAATCTGGCGATTTTACTCTTACTGCTTTGTACGCTTTTTTTGGGTTTAGAAAGCTGTCAGTCAGACTCAGAAGCTATAGATCCTGCTACCGTTTTCAGATATAATGAGCATGCCAATGTGACGACTCTGGATCCCGCTTTTGCAAAGGATCAGCGCAACATTTGGGTCTGCAACCAGCTTTATAATGGATTGGTGCGATTAGATAAAGATCTCAACGTGGTTCCGGATCTCGCAGGGTCTTGGGACATCAGTGAAGACGGTACGCTTTATACTTTTCGCTTAAAGCGAAATATTCATTTTCATAATACCGAGCTCTTATTTGTAGAACCTCGTGATGATGGAATTCTTGATGGAAATTATGGAAGGTCAAATATGCGGACCGTAAATGCTGAGGACTTCAAATATTCACTCTCCAGATTAACCGATCCAGAAGTTGCTTCGCCCGGAGCCTGGACCATGGCAGCAGTTGAAGAGATGACAGCCATAGATGAACACACGCTTCAAATTAAACTGAAACAACCTAATCCAGCCTTTTTAGGAATATTGACCATGAAATACTGTTCAGTCATACCTAAAGAGGTTGTCGAAGATAAAGAGCACGCATTCAGAAGCAATCCCATCGGTACAGGGCCATTTTACCTGAAACGCTGGGAAGAAAATGTAAAAATGGTACTCCGTAAAAATCCTCATTATCACGAGGAAGATTCTGAGGGGAACCATCTTCCTTATCTAGAAGCCGTTGCCATTACATTTAAGCCAGACAAACAAAGTGAGTTTCTGGAATTTGTTCAAGGTAATCTTGATTTTATCAACGCACTAGACCCTAGTTACAAGGATGAATTGCTAATGAGTAATGGAACGCTCAAACCAAAGTATAAATCACAAGTCAATCTTGTAAAACAACCTTTCCTGAATACGGAATATCTCGGACTGAACCTGAAAAACGAAGGGCCTCTTCAAGATATAAGAATAAGACGAGCGATCAACTTGGGATTTGATCGTCATAAGATGATCCGTTATTTGAAAAATAATATAGGTCGACCGGCGACTTCTGGATTTATTCCATTGGGATTACCTGCCGGAGGCAATGCATCAGGTTTTATTTACGATCAAAAGGAAGCCCAGTCTCTAGTGGACGCCTATAAAGCTGAGAACAACGTCGATCAAGTTACTGTTAAGATCAGCACCGGTGCGAATTATCTCGATATTTGCGAATTCATACAGCAGGAACTGCAGAAAATAGGATTGATTGTGGAAGTCGAAGTACTCCCACCATCTACATTAAGGCAGATGCGCAAGACCGGAAAATTAGAATCCTTCAGAAGTAGCTGGATCGCAGACTACCCTGATGCAGAGAATTATCTCGCTCTTTTTTATTCAGAAAATCACACTCCAAGTGGTAGTAACTACACCTTTTTTGAAAATAAGACTTTTGATAGTTTATATTTAAATAGCCAGCGGGTCGCTGATCCTGAGCAGCGCAAACAACTCTACCGTAAAATGGACAGCATACTAATTGATCAGGCACCAGTTGTACCACTTTATTATGATGAAAGCATACGGTTTGTTTCTAAAAATGTAATAGGTTTAGAAGGGAATGCTGTTAATGCTTTGGATTTAAAATCTGTCCGAAAAGGAAATTTCATGCAATAA
- a CDS encoding Gfo/Idh/MocA family protein, with protein MHFLKQQLNSSTFNFFKKLMVRFGIIGLGKIAHKFAHDLAMVDGVELRAVGSRSLDKSSAFAKAYNVKHHHDSYEDCMKNEEVDVIYIATPHVFHHSLTIQCLEAGKAVICEKPMGMNSKQVQEMISLAREKNLFLMEGLWTRFIPGVKKALELINKGAIGKVKHVKADFGFYVNPQSEGRLTQKNLGGGSLLDIGLYPMYLCNLLLGKPDQIFAKAEIVNGVDRRVNMIYKYGDASGTLYSSFEHKATVEAIIQGTDGILKMHEPFHHCSRLTLTDNHGEAQEMNVPHQGEGYYHEIEEVRDCIHQGKVQSDKVSWDDSLALHAQLDEVRNQIGLFYE; from the coding sequence ATGCATTTCCTGAAACAACAACTCAATTCCAGTACCTTTAATTTTTTTAAAAAATTGATGGTACGATTTGGTATAATAGGATTAGGTAAAATAGCACACAAATTTGCGCACGACCTTGCCATGGTTGATGGTGTGGAGTTGAGAGCAGTAGGGTCGAGATCGCTGGATAAAAGTTCCGCTTTCGCGAAAGCGTACAACGTAAAACACCACCACGATAGTTATGAGGATTGCATGAAAAATGAGGAGGTGGATGTGATCTATATTGCTACACCACATGTATTTCATCACTCACTTACCATACAATGTTTAGAGGCTGGGAAAGCGGTGATCTGTGAAAAACCCATGGGCATGAACAGTAAGCAAGTTCAAGAAATGATCAGTCTGGCTCGCGAGAAAAATCTATTCTTGATGGAGGGGCTCTGGACCCGATTTATTCCCGGCGTGAAAAAAGCGCTTGAATTAATCAATAAAGGTGCGATAGGAAAAGTAAAACATGTGAAAGCAGATTTCGGTTTCTATGTAAATCCTCAAAGTGAAGGAAGATTGACACAAAAGAACTTAGGAGGCGGCTCTTTACTAGACATAGGTCTGTATCCCATGTATCTATGCAATTTGCTTTTAGGGAAACCTGATCAAATATTTGCTAAAGCAGAAATAGTAAACGGAGTTGACCGCAGAGTCAACATGATTTACAAATATGGTGACGCCAGTGGAACGCTCTACAGTAGCTTTGAGCATAAAGCAACCGTTGAGGCCATTATTCAAGGTACAGATGGAATCCTCAAGATGCATGAACCATTTCATCATTGCTCCCGTCTTACTTTAACAGATAATCACGGTGAAGCTCAAGAAATGAACGTACCTCACCAGGGCGAGGGTTACTATCATGAGATTGAAGAAGTTAGAGATTGTATCCATCAAGGAAAAGTACAGAGTGATAAAGTGAGTTGGGATGATAGTTTAGCGCTACATGCTCAACTGGACGAGGTGCGAAATCAAATAGGTTTGTTTTATGAATAA
- a CDS encoding DUF2141 domain-containing protein yields the protein MKTLFTTIIALIIATLTFAQDGNTITVQVLNATSDEGTIEYGIYDQDTFMKAAPVFSASVEIKDGKAVAVFENVPEGDYAIMALHDLNGNGRIDFETNGMPKEAYGMSNNPMSYGPPTWADAKITIDKDQEISIRL from the coding sequence ATGAAAACTTTATTTACAACTATTATCGCTCTTATCATCGCAACACTAACTTTTGCTCAAGATGGCAATACCATAACCGTTCAAGTCCTTAATGCAACGAGTGATGAGGGAACTATCGAGTACGGCATCTATGACCAAGACACCTTTATGAAAGCGGCTCCAGTATTCTCAGCCTCTGTCGAAATTAAAGACGGTAAGGCAGTCGCCGTTTTTGAGAACGTACCAGAAGGAGATTATGCAATTATGGCTTTACACGATTTAAACGGCAATGGTAGAATAGACTTTGAGACTAACGGTATGCCCAAAGAAGCTTATGGAATGAGCAACAATCCCATGAGTTACGGTCCTCCTACCTGGGCAGATGCTAAAATTACGATAGATAAAGATCAAGAAATTTCTATCAGATTGTAA
- a CDS encoding TIGR01777 family oxidoreductase, producing the protein MKILLTGATGLVGSKLVELLISEGHELHYLTTRESAIENELKYKGFLWNVQEMTIDHKCLKGVDTIIHLAGETVFQRWTEDAKKRIMDSRVDSTQLLLNLLQENEHQVEQVITASAIGIYPDQQDGAAMRENEVPPTADNYLADVCIAWESMGMQFAEMGLRHAIVRIGIVLAKDGGALEQMAKPVKLYAGAGFGNGKMWQSWIAIDDLAGIFKHIAEEELEGVFNGVAPHPVRNRPMIESIGKKLDKPVVLPNVPKFVMKLMLGEMAAIVLSSQHVSSTKIEETGFVFELPNLEQALERYL; encoded by the coding sequence ATGAAGATATTACTGACAGGAGCAACAGGATTAGTGGGGTCTAAACTCGTTGAGTTACTCATAAGTGAAGGGCATGAGCTTCATTATCTTACTACAAGAGAAAGTGCCATAGAAAACGAATTAAAATACAAGGGTTTTTTATGGAATGTTCAAGAAATGACCATCGATCACAAATGCCTGAAAGGTGTCGATACGATCATTCACTTAGCTGGCGAGACTGTTTTCCAGCGCTGGACGGAGGATGCAAAAAAACGTATCATGGATAGCCGTGTGGACAGTACACAACTTTTGCTCAACCTTCTACAAGAAAACGAGCATCAAGTGGAACAGGTGATTACTGCCAGTGCCATAGGTATCTATCCTGATCAGCAAGATGGAGCAGCCATGCGCGAGAACGAGGTGCCTCCCACGGCAGATAATTATCTTGCCGATGTCTGTATAGCATGGGAGAGTATGGGAATGCAGTTTGCAGAGATGGGACTGCGACACGCCATAGTACGTATAGGTATCGTTTTGGCAAAAGACGGTGGAGCTCTGGAGCAAATGGCTAAGCCAGTTAAACTATATGCCGGAGCAGGCTTTGGCAATGGTAAAATGTGGCAAAGCTGGATTGCGATTGATGATTTGGCTGGTATTTTCAAACATATTGCTGAAGAAGAACTTGAAGGTGTTTTTAATGGAGTGGCACCGCATCCTGTACGCAATAGGCCCATGATTGAATCAATAGGTAAAAAACTGGACAAACCTGTTGTTTTACCTAATGTGCCCAAATTTGTGATGAAGCTTATGCTTGGTGAGATGGCAGCAATAGTATTGAGTAGCCAGCATGTGAGTAGTACAAAAATTGAAGAAACTGGATTTGTTTTTGAACTTCCCAATTTGGAACAGGCTCTTGAGAGGTATCTCTAA
- a CDS encoding helix-turn-helix domain-containing protein: protein MGARFVKNSNVQILTVKSLPVREVLKNIAEQLGGTVQEDCEIFSYTIPNEYGSGNIMGANFPQGLGWIQYMCKFKRDTTINFTVDEIHPLKMIYNLGDSVLHTFADSEEKHDMQRYENLIVASSNFNGHVLKFQANQQIKLNSVEISRSLFNKYWSCNLSDLDSKLLKAILDIEASEEHLMKGPYSLRVAQVFRTIESFDYGSFIKKMFLASKSFEIVAQQLLDFSTESSGLSSEETESLETLREIEHLLENNLSSYVTVKALAQKLNITENKLQKIFKDNTGSTGNEYIKNKRMGAITDLVENSDLSISEIAKLVGIDSTSYLSKIFKEQYGISPKEYRDQMKKARA from the coding sequence ATGGGAGCGAGATTTGTCAAAAATTCTAACGTCCAAATCCTAACTGTAAAATCCCTGCCGGTGAGGGAAGTCCTCAAAAATATTGCTGAACAACTAGGCGGGACTGTTCAAGAAGACTGTGAGATTTTTTCTTATACCATTCCAAATGAGTATGGCTCAGGAAACATCATGGGAGCAAATTTTCCTCAGGGTCTCGGCTGGATACAGTATATGTGTAAGTTCAAAAGAGATACCACTATAAACTTTACCGTAGATGAGATTCACCCTCTCAAAATGATCTACAACTTAGGTGACTCTGTACTGCATACCTTTGCTGATAGTGAAGAAAAACACGACATGCAACGGTATGAAAATCTAATTGTAGCGAGCAGTAATTTCAATGGTCATGTCCTCAAATTCCAGGCAAATCAACAAATCAAGCTCAACAGCGTTGAGATAAGTCGCAGTCTTTTCAATAAGTACTGGTCTTGTAATTTAAGTGACCTAGATTCTAAATTATTGAAGGCAATTCTAGATATTGAAGCAAGTGAAGAGCACTTGATGAAAGGACCCTATAGCTTGAGAGTCGCGCAAGTTTTTAGAACTATTGAAAGTTTTGACTACGGCAGTTTTATAAAAAAAATGTTCCTAGCGTCTAAAAGTTTTGAGATCGTCGCACAACAATTACTTGACTTTTCAACGGAGAGCTCGGGCCTCTCTAGCGAAGAAACAGAGTCTCTTGAGACGCTGAGGGAGATTGAGCATTTATTGGAAAACAATCTAAGCAGTTATGTGACAGTAAAAGCACTGGCTCAAAAACTCAACATCACAGAAAACAAACTGCAAAAAATTTTTAAGGACAATACGGGCTCTACAGGAAACGAGTACATCAAAAACAAGCGCATGGGAGCGATAACAGATCTTGTTGAAAATAGTGACCTTTCCATTTCAGAAATTGCTAAACTGGTGGGCATAGACAGTACGAGTTATCTAAGCAAAATTTTTAAGGAGCAATACGGTATAAGTCCCAAAGAATACCGAGATCAGATGAAAAAGGCCAGAGCTTAA
- a CDS encoding CDP-alcohol phosphatidyltransferase family protein, translated as MLRVPQLLILFRLLCAPVILALAYYKVEYHTQIILSLMYMGLVSDILDGIIARKQNISSARLRRMDSQVDMVFWLSIGFATWFLYPKLIAENAIPIYAILAMEIVCYLISFIKFKRETCTHAFLSKLWGISLLIAITSSIGFNYAGFPFQLAIFMGLISHIDRILITLILPKCTHDIPSSYHAFLIRKGIDFKKNDLLNG; from the coding sequence ATGCTACGAGTACCTCAACTACTTATCTTATTCAGACTGTTATGCGCTCCTGTGATTTTAGCCCTAGCCTATTACAAAGTGGAGTATCACACTCAAATCATTCTCAGCCTGATGTATATGGGGCTGGTCTCAGATATTTTGGACGGTATAATTGCTCGTAAACAAAATATCAGCTCAGCTCGATTAAGGAGAATGGATAGTCAAGTAGATATGGTTTTTTGGCTATCGATAGGGTTTGCGACATGGTTTTTATACCCTAAATTGATAGCAGAAAATGCTATTCCTATTTATGCAATCCTCGCGATGGAAATTGTATGTTACCTCATCAGTTTTATCAAGTTTAAAAGAGAAACCTGTACTCATGCCTTCTTATCTAAGTTGTGGGGAATTTCCTTGCTAATAGCTATTACATCATCAATAGGCTTTAATTATGCCGGTTTCCCTTTCCAGCTGGCCATTTTCATGGGACTTATCTCTCACATAGATCGTATTTTGATCACTTTGATTTTACCTAAATGTACTCATGATATACCTAGTTCTTACCACGCATTCCTGATTAGAAAAGGGATCGACTTTAAAAAGAATGATCTTTTGAATGGGTAG
- a CDS encoding helix-turn-helix domain-containing protein, with product MNNILFAKIAQRLPQNQSLNETIANTLNVSYDAAHRRTSGKSKLSLEEAVRLAEAFNLSLDELKNCGQELVAVQKTAMITTAKDLEHYFQQSAESVKKLAQQKDCRLYYSAKDIPIFYLLDGRELTRFKIYVWLKLLANDWDAVHFENFNLPLDTFKAAVKLGEVYRDIPKTEIWGTTTFNSTLKQIHFYFEAGQLNSETALAICGELSELLDQLKSNARADNKDFSIYHNELLLMNNTVFIESANRNAFYVPFTFLSYFLATDELTCRQAQISINKQLSKSVSLNTAGDRVRNQFFDKIKKRILALESLIRAQDTLDFE from the coding sequence ATGAATAATATCTTATTTGCTAAAATTGCTCAGCGACTACCACAAAATCAATCGTTGAATGAGACCATTGCAAATACTCTAAATGTCAGTTATGATGCTGCCCACCGTCGAACTAGCGGTAAAAGCAAACTTTCACTGGAGGAGGCGGTAAGGTTGGCGGAGGCTTTTAATCTTTCTCTGGATGAACTCAAGAATTGTGGTCAGGAGCTTGTTGCCGTTCAGAAGACAGCGATGATCACCACGGCAAAGGATTTGGAGCATTATTTCCAGCAGTCAGCTGAATCTGTGAAGAAACTCGCACAACAGAAAGATTGCAGGTTGTATTACTCGGCTAAGGATATTCCCATTTTCTATTTGCTGGATGGGCGGGAGCTGACCCGATTTAAAATTTATGTATGGCTGAAATTGCTGGCAAACGATTGGGACGCGGTCCATTTTGAGAATTTCAATCTGCCCCTCGACACTTTCAAGGCCGCTGTAAAACTGGGAGAAGTGTATCGAGATATTCCTAAAACGGAAATCTGGGGCACGACTACCTTTAACAGTACCCTCAAACAAATCCATTTTTATTTTGAGGCAGGCCAGCTGAATTCTGAAACAGCGTTGGCCATTTGTGGCGAACTTTCAGAATTACTCGATCAACTTAAATCAAACGCTCGAGCAGACAATAAAGACTTTTCTATTTACCACAACGAACTTCTATTAATGAACAATACGGTCTTTATAGAAAGTGCAAATCGTAACGCGTTCTACGTCCCATTCACTTTCCTATCCTACTTCCTAGCCACCGATGAGTTGACTTGCCGTCAAGCACAAATATCTATTAACAAGCAGCTTTCCAAATCTGTGTCATTGAATACTGCTGGTGACAGGGTGAGAAATCAGTTTTTTGACAAAATAAAAAAGCGCATCCTGGCACTGGAGAGTTTGATCAGAGCTCAAGATACGCTTGATTTTGAGTGA